From one Burkholderia pyrrocinia genomic stretch:
- a CDS encoding acetolactate decarboxylase, with product MLNDTDALTTLRESAHDVGAPADSFDTKCRAVHATDTRREIGPWADPAAMPLATFTEFEPLIDVEIPPSESLSKLQALCDARRPSSHIFYAFRLDGVFPLIRTEPTHDTKSAGLYPHAIRGNISVCELTDVSGTVVGLWSPGVSSVFSLPGYHFQFVSPGRRGTGHLVACISGTLRLRMEPLTDFIWHCLRTQSLQT from the coding sequence ATGTTGAATGACACCGACGCACTCACGACGCTGCGCGAGTCTGCTCATGACGTTGGCGCGCCGGCCGACTCATTCGATACGAAATGCCGGGCCGTGCATGCAACGGACACGAGGCGCGAAATCGGGCCATGGGCCGATCCCGCAGCGATGCCACTTGCCACCTTCACCGAATTCGAACCGTTGATCGACGTTGAGATCCCGCCTTCCGAATCGCTCTCGAAGCTCCAGGCCTTGTGTGATGCGAGGCGTCCGTCAAGTCATATTTTCTACGCGTTCCGGCTCGATGGCGTGTTTCCGCTGATTCGTACCGAGCCTACGCATGATACAAAGTCTGCCGGGCTATATCCCCACGCCATTCGCGGCAATATTTCTGTGTGTGAGCTGACGGACGTGTCCGGCACCGTCGTCGGTCTGTGGTCGCCCGGTGTGTCCAGCGTGTTCAGTCTGCCCGGCTATCACTTTCAATTCGTCTCGCCGGGGCGTCGTGGAACCGGTCATCTCGTCGCGTGCATCTCAGGCACATTGCGACTCAGGATGGAACCACTTACCGATTTCATCTGGCACTGCCTGCGGACGCAATCGTTGCAAACCTGA
- a CDS encoding response regulator transcription factor has translation MAAPRPDQEADRRSYATWQRRRPKYAFDQRLFIEQNHRQFFEMNAATPESPALALYTHRRQMGNTEIAMVHIVDDDEPFRDGLSRLLRSVGLRTALYDTPEAFVTSHRPLVPSCLVLDVRLRTRNGLALHEEFMKLGLNMPVIFVTGYGDIEMSVKAMKAGAHDFLPKPFREQDMLDAVSHAIEKDRERLAREHELADLRNRYESLTAREKQVLGFVLGGLMSKQIATEIHLSEITVKQHRGQIMKKMDARSIAELVLMTASLGIQPTR, from the coding sequence ATGGCCGCGCCACGTCCAGACCAGGAAGCGGACCGCCGCTCATACGCGACATGGCAACGTCGACGTCCCAAGTATGCGTTTGACCAACGACTTTTTATTGAACAAAATCACCGGCAGTTTTTTGAAATGAACGCCGCGACGCCGGAAAGCCCGGCGCTCGCCTTATACACTCATAGGCGCCAGATGGGGAACACCGAAATAGCCATGGTCCATATCGTCGACGACGACGAACCGTTTCGCGACGGCCTGAGCCGCTTATTGCGCTCGGTAGGGCTGCGAACTGCGCTCTACGACACGCCTGAAGCGTTCGTGACCAGCCACCGACCACTCGTCCCTTCATGCCTCGTGCTCGACGTGCGTCTGCGCACCAGGAACGGGCTGGCACTCCATGAGGAGTTCATGAAGCTCGGTCTGAACATGCCTGTCATCTTTGTGACCGGCTACGGTGATATCGAGATGTCCGTCAAGGCGATGAAGGCCGGGGCGCACGACTTCTTACCCAAACCGTTCCGCGAGCAGGACATGCTCGATGCCGTGTCCCACGCGATCGAAAAGGACCGCGAACGTCTGGCTCGAGAACACGAACTCGCCGACCTGAGAAATCGCTATGAATCTCTGACGGCCCGCGAAAAGCAGGTATTGGGATTCGTGCTGGGCGGACTCATGAGCAAGCAGATCGCGACGGAAATTCACCTGAGCGAAATCACCGTCAAGCAGCACCGCGGTCAGATCATGAAGAAGATGGATGCTCGGTCGATTGCCGAATTGGTACTCATGACCGCTTCGCTCGGCATTCAGCCGACTCGCTAA
- a CDS encoding DUF3331 domain-containing protein, with the protein MLFSVSQCEHRVLAARVQSPERGSSAGAVPTIVLLEQLDATTISLSWHDATECNYEEQKWIVGKAARGGRCALSGRPINRGDSVFRPLSRRAARPRNAHSMIRADVIAIHAV; encoded by the coding sequence ATGTTGTTCTCCGTGAGCCAATGTGAACACAGGGTATTGGCGGCACGCGTGCAATCACCCGAACGTGGGTCGTCGGCCGGCGCGGTTCCAACGATCGTGCTCCTTGAGCAGCTTGATGCAACGACCATTTCGCTGTCGTGGCACGATGCCACGGAGTGCAACTACGAAGAGCAGAAGTGGATCGTGGGCAAGGCCGCTCGTGGAGGGCGCTGCGCGCTTTCCGGGCGACCGATCAACCGTGGCGACAGTGTGTTTCGGCCACTCAGTCGTCGTGCCGCCAGGCCACGTAACGCACACTCGATGATTCGAGCCGACGTGATTGCGATTCACGCTGTCTGA